Proteins encoded together in one Prunus dulcis chromosome 3, ALMONDv2, whole genome shotgun sequence window:
- the LOC117620943 gene encoding aromatic aminotransferase ISS1 isoform X1 — MGSYGKLAKRAVETEMPIMVQIQQLVRGAKNAVSLAQGVVHWQPPKQALDKVKELVWEPSISRYGADEGILELREALVKKLHNENKLYKSSVMVTSGANQAFVNLVLTLCDSGDSVVMFAPYYFNAYMSFQMTGVTNILVGPGHPETLYPDADWLEKTLSETKPTPKLVTVVNPGNPSGTYIPDPLLKRISDICRDAGSWLVVDNTYEYFMYDDLKHTCVEGNHIVNIFSFSKAYGMMGWRVGYIAYPSEVEGFATQLLKVQDNIPICASIISQYLALHSLEMGPEWVTERVKGLVKNKEIVLEALSPLGKDAVKGGEGAIYLWAKLPDKYADDDKFVHWLAHRHGVVVIPGSACGCPGNVRISFGGLLEDDCKAAAERLRRGLEELIRDGMVQ; from the exons ATGGGTTCATATGGAAAACTTGCAAAGAGGGCTGTGGAGACTGAGATGCCGATCATGGTTCAG ATACAACAATTGGTTCGAGGAGCCAAGAATGCTGTGTCACTGGCCCAG GGAGTAGTTCACTGGCAACCACCCAAACAGGCTTTGGATAAGGTGAAAGAACTTGTATGGGAGCCTTCAATTAGTCGTTACGGTGCTGATGAAGGTATACTTGAACTCAGGGAGGCATTGGTAAAAAAG TTGCATAATGAAAATAAGTTGTACAAATCGTCAGTGATGGTTACTTCAGGTGCAAATCAG GCATTTGTGAACCTTGTTCTTACATTGTGTGATTCCGGGGACTCTGTGGTTATGTTTGCACCATACTACTTCAATGCCTACATGTCCTTCCAGATGACCGGCGTCACTAATATATTGGTGGGTCCTGGCCACCCAGAGACACTTTACCCAGATGCAG ACTGGTTGGAGAAAACGTTATCGGAAACAaaaccaaccccaaaacttgTTACGGTTGTTAATCCTGGCAACCCAAGTGGAACCTATATTCCGGACCCTCTTCTtaag AGGATTTCAGATATTTGTAGAGACGCTGGATCATGGCTTGTTGTGGATAATACATACGA GTATTTTATGTATGATGATTTGAAACACACATGTGTGGAGGGAAATCACATAGTAAACATTTTTTCCTTCTCGAAAGCTTATGGGATGATGGGATGGCGAGTTGGATAT ATAGCATACCCATCAGAAGTAGAGGGTTTTGCTACCCAACTCCTCAAAGTTCAAGATAACATTCCCATCTGTGCTTCAATAATTTCACAGTACCTTGCGCTCCACTCATTGGAAATGGGACCCGAATGGGTCACTGAACGAGTGAAAGGTCTTGtcaagaataaagaaattgtTCTAGAAGCGCTTTCCCCTCTCGGAAAAGATGCTGTTAAAGGTGGAGAAGGTGCTATATACTTGTGGGCAAAGCTTCCGGACAAATATGCAGATGACGATAAATTTGTTCACTGGCTTGCTCACAGGCATGGGGTGGTGGTGATCCCCGGAAGTGCGTGTGGGTGCCCAGGAAATGTGAGAATCTCCTTTGGTGGCTTGCTAGAGGATGACTGCAAAGCTGCCGCAGAAAGGCTGAGGAGAGGGTTAGAAGAATTGATCAGAGATGGAATGGTTCAGTAA
- the LOC117620943 gene encoding aromatic aminotransferase ISS1 isoform X2, whose product MGSYGKLAKRAVETEMPIMVQIQQLVRGAKNAVSLAQGVVHWQPPKQALDKVKELVWEPSISRYGADEGILELREALVKKAFVNLVLTLCDSGDSVVMFAPYYFNAYMSFQMTGVTNILVGPGHPETLYPDADWLEKTLSETKPTPKLVTVVNPGNPSGTYIPDPLLKRISDICRDAGSWLVVDNTYEYFMYDDLKHTCVEGNHIVNIFSFSKAYGMMGWRVGYIAYPSEVEGFATQLLKVQDNIPICASIISQYLALHSLEMGPEWVTERVKGLVKNKEIVLEALSPLGKDAVKGGEGAIYLWAKLPDKYADDDKFVHWLAHRHGVVVIPGSACGCPGNVRISFGGLLEDDCKAAAERLRRGLEELIRDGMVQ is encoded by the exons ATGGGTTCATATGGAAAACTTGCAAAGAGGGCTGTGGAGACTGAGATGCCGATCATGGTTCAG ATACAACAATTGGTTCGAGGAGCCAAGAATGCTGTGTCACTGGCCCAG GGAGTAGTTCACTGGCAACCACCCAAACAGGCTTTGGATAAGGTGAAAGAACTTGTATGGGAGCCTTCAATTAGTCGTTACGGTGCTGATGAAGGTATACTTGAACTCAGGGAGGCATTGGTAAAAAAG GCATTTGTGAACCTTGTTCTTACATTGTGTGATTCCGGGGACTCTGTGGTTATGTTTGCACCATACTACTTCAATGCCTACATGTCCTTCCAGATGACCGGCGTCACTAATATATTGGTGGGTCCTGGCCACCCAGAGACACTTTACCCAGATGCAG ACTGGTTGGAGAAAACGTTATCGGAAACAaaaccaaccccaaaacttgTTACGGTTGTTAATCCTGGCAACCCAAGTGGAACCTATATTCCGGACCCTCTTCTtaag AGGATTTCAGATATTTGTAGAGACGCTGGATCATGGCTTGTTGTGGATAATACATACGA GTATTTTATGTATGATGATTTGAAACACACATGTGTGGAGGGAAATCACATAGTAAACATTTTTTCCTTCTCGAAAGCTTATGGGATGATGGGATGGCGAGTTGGATAT ATAGCATACCCATCAGAAGTAGAGGGTTTTGCTACCCAACTCCTCAAAGTTCAAGATAACATTCCCATCTGTGCTTCAATAATTTCACAGTACCTTGCGCTCCACTCATTGGAAATGGGACCCGAATGGGTCACTGAACGAGTGAAAGGTCTTGtcaagaataaagaaattgtTCTAGAAGCGCTTTCCCCTCTCGGAAAAGATGCTGTTAAAGGTGGAGAAGGTGCTATATACTTGTGGGCAAAGCTTCCGGACAAATATGCAGATGACGATAAATTTGTTCACTGGCTTGCTCACAGGCATGGGGTGGTGGTGATCCCCGGAAGTGCGTGTGGGTGCCCAGGAAATGTGAGAATCTCCTTTGGTGGCTTGCTAGAGGATGACTGCAAAGCTGCCGCAGAAAGGCTGAGGAGAGGGTTAGAAGAATTGATCAGAGATGGAATGGTTCAGTAA
- the LOC117620943 gene encoding aromatic aminotransferase ISS1 isoform X3, with protein sequence MGSYGKLAKRAVETEMPIMVQIQQLVRGAKNAVSLAQGVVHWQPPKQALDKVKELVWEPSISRYGADEGILELREALVKKLHNENKLYKSSVMVTSGANQAFVNLVLTLCDSGDSVVMFAPYYFNAYMSFQMTGVTNILVGPGHPETLYPDADWLEKTLSETKPTPKLVTVVNPGNPSGTYIPDPLLKIAYPSEVEGFATQLLKVQDNIPICASIISQYLALHSLEMGPEWVTERVKGLVKNKEIVLEALSPLGKDAVKGGEGAIYLWAKLPDKYADDDKFVHWLAHRHGVVVIPGSACGCPGNVRISFGGLLEDDCKAAAERLRRGLEELIRDGMVQ encoded by the exons ATGGGTTCATATGGAAAACTTGCAAAGAGGGCTGTGGAGACTGAGATGCCGATCATGGTTCAG ATACAACAATTGGTTCGAGGAGCCAAGAATGCTGTGTCACTGGCCCAG GGAGTAGTTCACTGGCAACCACCCAAACAGGCTTTGGATAAGGTGAAAGAACTTGTATGGGAGCCTTCAATTAGTCGTTACGGTGCTGATGAAGGTATACTTGAACTCAGGGAGGCATTGGTAAAAAAG TTGCATAATGAAAATAAGTTGTACAAATCGTCAGTGATGGTTACTTCAGGTGCAAATCAG GCATTTGTGAACCTTGTTCTTACATTGTGTGATTCCGGGGACTCTGTGGTTATGTTTGCACCATACTACTTCAATGCCTACATGTCCTTCCAGATGACCGGCGTCACTAATATATTGGTGGGTCCTGGCCACCCAGAGACACTTTACCCAGATGCAG ACTGGTTGGAGAAAACGTTATCGGAAACAaaaccaaccccaaaacttgTTACGGTTGTTAATCCTGGCAACCCAAGTGGAACCTATATTCCGGACCCTCTTCTtaag ATAGCATACCCATCAGAAGTAGAGGGTTTTGCTACCCAACTCCTCAAAGTTCAAGATAACATTCCCATCTGTGCTTCAATAATTTCACAGTACCTTGCGCTCCACTCATTGGAAATGGGACCCGAATGGGTCACTGAACGAGTGAAAGGTCTTGtcaagaataaagaaattgtTCTAGAAGCGCTTTCCCCTCTCGGAAAAGATGCTGTTAAAGGTGGAGAAGGTGCTATATACTTGTGGGCAAAGCTTCCGGACAAATATGCAGATGACGATAAATTTGTTCACTGGCTTGCTCACAGGCATGGGGTGGTGGTGATCCCCGGAAGTGCGTGTGGGTGCCCAGGAAATGTGAGAATCTCCTTTGGTGGCTTGCTAGAGGATGACTGCAAAGCTGCCGCAGAAAGGCTGAGGAGAGGGTTAGAAGAATTGATCAGAGATGGAATGGTTCAGTAA